A genome region from Effusibacillus lacus includes the following:
- a CDS encoding ATP-binding cassette domain-containing protein: MIHMRNISHSYWDGMRQIQTLAGVDLEIAQGEWVALTGANGSGKSTLLRLCNGLVMPTSGSLTVAGLDLLDPEQRDLVKQKVQMVFQNPDAQITGAIVAEDVAFGLESRGIPREEMLTRIDRTTRQVGLGNKLFAEVSTLSGGQKQRLAIASGLVLEPQCLLFDEATAMLDPVGRKEILSRAHDLWKSGVTVVWVTQRLQELLEAPRILFMERGQITFDGDARTLFYDTDIPERAGWDVPAVVKIGRWLKQQGVPMQNLPLKEREVADLLCECSFVM, from the coding sequence ATGATTCATATGAGGAATATCTCTCACTCGTACTGGGACGGAATGCGGCAGATCCAGACTTTGGCGGGTGTGGATCTTGAGATTGCGCAGGGAGAGTGGGTGGCTCTTACAGGGGCCAACGGTTCGGGAAAATCAACCTTGCTTCGTCTGTGCAACGGACTGGTCATGCCCACGTCGGGCTCCTTGACAGTGGCAGGACTGGATTTACTGGATCCGGAACAACGGGATCTTGTCAAACAGAAGGTTCAGATGGTGTTTCAGAATCCGGATGCCCAGATCACCGGCGCCATAGTTGCGGAAGACGTGGCGTTTGGCCTGGAGAGCCGGGGAATCCCAAGGGAAGAGATGCTGACCCGGATTGACAGGACGACCAGGCAGGTGGGACTTGGAAACAAGTTGTTTGCGGAGGTTTCCACCCTGTCCGGCGGGCAGAAACAACGGCTTGCCATTGCCAGCGGGCTGGTGTTGGAACCACAGTGCCTGTTGTTTGACGAAGCAACTGCCATGTTGGATCCTGTCGGGAGGAAGGAAATCCTGTCGCGGGCACACGACCTGTGGAAGTCGGGAGTGACCGTCGTATGGGTCACGCAGCGCTTGCAAGAACTGTTGGAAGCACCGCGAATCCTGTTCATGGAGCGGGGACAGATCACTTTTGACGGAGACGCGCGAACCCTATTCTATGATACGGACATTCCCGAACGGGCAGGTTGGGACGTGCCTGCTGTTGTAAAAATCGGCAGGTGGCTCAAGCAACAAGGGGTTCCCATGCAAAACTTGCCGCTTAAGGAAAGGGAGGTGGCGGACCTGCTATGCGAATGCAGCTTCGTGATGTAA
- a CDS encoding ATP-binding cassette domain-containing protein produces MRMQLRDVSFQYGRETALEGIDLDVSPGAFTVLCGRTGSGKSTLLQLLSGLETPSSGEVIFEGGSCNQVGIVFQIPENQLFAATVREELELGLQMHKVPKRERPSLIKQALNQVGLEPDEFLERSPYLLSGGEKRRVAIAAALVLKPKALVLDEPTAGLDPSASRDLLDILYQLKRDGITIVIATHELDAFFPLADRIVLLKEGRIVYNGIPSQLAEHPFFMEEAGLEFPSIVRISYLLRMRGKDMGAPTTVEEFLASLEKSDESRMGTNEQQVPTGSLAVTTVPATPVGVVQNDSQSLWNPHPRQGKSLLHRLDPRAKWAAMVGLSVACLQLTALWGIATAFLLAIALLMIAQINWRRAGTFLRSLSVMYIFLFLISAISFGNPDLWIGPVGISYQGATNGAIGVARFLLVVLLGLVFTETTSGAPLREGFEWGIRPLRKLGVPTRDLSLAVSVALQFVPWILEKMGQLHKALLAKGNRKPGSRKLSPIYLPKLAVPLLISILRMGDDLATAIDSRGYNRTAERTPWYQLRWTKQDTAALAVVSGVCVLLLWWG; encoded by the coding sequence ATGCGAATGCAGCTTCGTGATGTAAGTTTCCAATACGGGAGGGAAACGGCGCTGGAGGGCATCGATCTTGACGTTTCTCCGGGAGCCTTTACCGTTTTGTGCGGACGGACGGGAAGCGGCAAGTCTACGCTGCTGCAACTGCTGTCGGGTCTCGAGACCCCTTCCTCCGGCGAGGTGATTTTTGAAGGCGGATCTTGCAACCAAGTGGGAATCGTGTTTCAGATTCCGGAGAACCAGTTGTTTGCGGCAACAGTCCGTGAGGAACTTGAGTTGGGGCTGCAGATGCACAAGGTACCAAAGAGGGAAAGACCCTCTCTGATCAAACAAGCCTTGAACCAAGTAGGATTGGAACCGGATGAGTTTCTGGAGAGGTCTCCCTATCTGCTCAGCGGCGGGGAAAAAAGGCGGGTGGCAATCGCTGCGGCCCTGGTGCTGAAACCGAAGGCATTGGTGCTGGACGAACCGACGGCCGGACTGGACCCGTCTGCCAGCCGTGACCTTCTCGACATTCTTTATCAATTAAAACGGGATGGCATCACCATTGTAATCGCCACACACGAACTGGATGCTTTTTTCCCGCTGGCTGACAGGATTGTGCTGCTCAAGGAAGGCAGGATCGTATATAACGGAATTCCTTCGCAATTGGCGGAACACCCTTTTTTCATGGAGGAAGCAGGACTTGAATTCCCCTCCATCGTCCGTATTTCTTACCTTTTAAGAATGAGGGGCAAAGACATGGGGGCGCCCACAACCGTTGAGGAGTTTCTTGCATCCCTGGAGAAATCTGATGAGAGCAGGATGGGGACCAACGAACAGCAAGTGCCCACAGGCAGCCTGGCGGTCACAACAGTCCCGGCAACACCCGTTGGGGTTGTGCAAAATGACTCACAGTCTCTTTGGAACCCCCATCCCCGCCAGGGCAAGTCCCTGCTTCACCGACTGGATCCAAGGGCCAAATGGGCGGCGATGGTGGGACTGTCCGTGGCTTGTCTCCAGTTGACCGCCTTATGGGGGATTGCAACTGCTTTTCTGCTGGCCATCGCTCTGCTTATGATCGCTCAGATCAACTGGCGGAGAGCCGGCACTTTCCTCCGCTCCCTATCTGTGATGTACATCTTCCTGTTTCTGATATCGGCGATCTCCTTTGGCAATCCGGACTTGTGGATCGGACCGGTTGGCATCTCTTATCAAGGGGCAACCAACGGGGCCATCGGGGTGGCCCGTTTTCTGCTGGTGGTTTTGCTGGGGCTTGTGTTTACGGAGACCACATCGGGGGCTCCCTTGCGGGAAGGGTTTGAGTGGGGCATCCGTCCTTTGCGGAAACTGGGTGTCCCAACGCGGGATCTGTCGCTTGCTGTCTCGGTTGCGCTGCAGTTTGTACCCTGGATTCTGGAAAAAATGGGCCAACTGCATAAAGCGTTGCTGGCCAAGGGGAACCGGAAGCCAGGCAGCCGGAAGTTGTCTCCCATTTATCTTCCAAAGCTGGCGGTGCCTCTGCTGATCTCCATCTTAAGAATGGGAGATGATCTGGCAACGGCGATTGATTCCCGGGGGTACAACCGGACTGCGGAGCGGACCCCATGGTATCAATTGCGGTGGACGAAGCAAGACACTGCAGCACTGGCGGTAGTTTCCGGAGTGTGTGTACTATTATTGTGGTGGGGGTAA
- a CDS encoding amidohydrolase family protein, translating into MTTIFTHGRFCTMDHTNNFPDAHIPTLAELDEAVPHHPLFLTRICNHVYLANSVAFARAGITRTTLDPPDGGLTMEEAVRLFTVGGTYATREEAVKGTLIPGKYADLTILDRDICREDPDMLLETVIGGETVYTGS; encoded by the coding sequence TTGACAACAATCTTTACCCATGGAAGATTCTGTACAATGGATCACACCAACAATTTCCCAGATGCACACATTCCCACACTGGCAGAACTTGATGAAGCGGTGCCGCACCATCCCCTTTTTCTTACAAGGATCTGTAACCATGTGTATCTCGCCAATTCTGTGGCATTTGCACGTGCAGGCATTACCCGAACTACCCTGGATCCCCCCGATGGCGGGTTGACAATGGAAGAAGCAGTGAGATTGTTTACAGTGGGAGGCACTTATGCCACCCGGGAGGAAGCGGTCAAAGGAACGTTGATACCGGGGAAATATGCGGACCTGACTATCCTGGACCGGGATATCTGCCGGGAAGATCCGGATATGCTGCTGGAAACTGTGATCGGTGGAGAAACTGTTTACACCGGTTCCTAA
- a CDS encoding YecA family protein, whose protein sequence is MNFLEVLRLLEKKIPMDRSNRAHWLSYHTHMRSRTGMIHPFIKVLCQILTNINQTYPGYATIMAERISSYKGTQIDQFEQLLQLFAEVLVLNRALEVSDIIEGNKYLLSEPREREGVKNPEFRTIINGIPCAGEVKAPSLLEFQKDRPSSFQYTTRWPFTIDAKDQGTKTLLPLDNRIKDFLKSSQNKFKEYVKNNAFVNDFRLLFIVWDDFIYEPITALLHSASGLFTPNSFYVDKNGEPVKFPLVDGVIIIRHLQQFVLALQDRTLVHGLSHPFQLINPRTPCAFIQNPFGRSVPQVLLNTFNAVDPRSLPASEYQITDWVDWTTGISYTGLDQIPQELYPKIFETIRRATNREKRQLLEEKGKRLSIERGIPYRNLIKVGRNDPCPCGSGKKYKRCCL, encoded by the coding sequence ATGAATTTCTTAGAAGTGCTACGGTTACTTGAAAAAAAGATCCCCATGGATAGAAGTAATCGTGCCCATTGGCTCAGCTACCATACACATATGAGAAGTAGGACGGGGATGATACACCCGTTTATCAAAGTTTTATGTCAAATTCTCACGAATATTAATCAAACATACCCGGGCTATGCCACTATTATGGCGGAAAGAATAAGTAGTTACAAGGGAACACAGATTGACCAATTTGAACAATTGCTTCAACTGTTTGCTGAAGTATTGGTGCTAAACAGAGCCCTTGAAGTATCGGATATCATCGAAGGAAATAAATACTTGTTATCTGAACCAAGAGAAAGAGAAGGAGTTAAAAATCCCGAATTTCGCACTATAATAAACGGTATTCCTTGCGCTGGTGAAGTGAAGGCACCTTCTCTTCTGGAATTTCAGAAAGATCGCCCGAGCAGCTTCCAGTATACGACTCGTTGGCCGTTTACCATTGATGCGAAAGATCAGGGGACAAAAACACTTCTACCGTTAGACAACCGTATTAAAGATTTTTTAAAATCTTCTCAGAACAAATTCAAGGAATATGTCAAAAATAATGCATTTGTGAACGATTTTCGATTACTCTTTATCGTTTGGGATGATTTTATTTATGAACCCATAACTGCTTTACTACATTCTGCTTCGGGCCTTTTTACGCCTAACTCGTTCTACGTGGATAAGAATGGAGAACCCGTTAAGTTTCCTTTAGTTGATGGCGTAATTATTATTCGCCATCTTCAACAGTTTGTATTAGCACTTCAAGACCGTACCTTGGTCCACGGCTTGAGTCATCCTTTTCAACTCATTAATCCTCGTACTCCGTGTGCCTTCATTCAAAACCCTTTTGGGCGATCCGTACCACAAGTATTATTAAATACCTTTAATGCGGTTGACCCACGGAGCCTTCCAGCGTCGGAATATCAGATTACCGACTGGGTGGATTGGACAACCGGTATCAGTTACACTGGTTTAGATCAAATACCACAAGAACTTTATCCAAAAATATTCGAAACGATAAGAAGGGCGACAAACAGGGAAAAACGCCAACTATTGGAAGAAAAAGGGAAACGATTGTCGATTGAACGTGGAATACCTTATAGGAATTTAATAAAAGTGGGGAGAAACGATCCTTGTCCATGCGGGAGTGGGAAAAAGTATAAAAGATGCTGTCTTTAA
- the pckA gene encoding phosphoenolpyruvate carboxykinase (ATP), giving the protein MKANAYPVELHDILQTERVHHNLSVPKLVEAALSRNEGILASSGAFRATTGKYTGRSPKDKFIVDEPSIHHKIAWGPVNQPISPEQFDRLYQRALEYMKERELFVFNGFAGGDIRYRLPIRVINEYAWHNLFVHQLFVRPTPEELEEHQPKFTVIGLPGLKADPIADGTHSETFIVVSFEKQVVLIGGTEYAGEMKKSIFSVLNCMLPEQGVFPMHCSANVGEKGDVALFFGLSGTGKTTLSADPDRRLIGDDEHGWSDRGVFNFEGGCYAKCIGLSEEKEPQIWNAIRFGSVLENVILDRDTRVADYHNNSLTENTRAAYPIDYIPGAVIPGIAGHPEVIVFLTADAFGVLPPISKLTREQAMYHFLSGYTSKLAGTERGVTEPEATFSTCFGAPFLPLRPSVYANMLGDKIDAHNAHVYLVNTGWSGGPYGIGKRMNLSYTRAMVTAAINGSIKHATFTADPVFGVLIPDRVHGVPSEVLNPRNTWADKAAYDEKARELAARFIKNFEKFPDVADEIRQAGPKMI; this is encoded by the coding sequence ATGAAAGCTAACGCTTATCCTGTGGAATTGCATGATATTTTACAAACGGAACGGGTGCATCATAACCTGTCCGTGCCCAAACTGGTGGAAGCGGCCCTGTCCCGGAACGAAGGGATTCTTGCCTCGTCAGGCGCTTTTCGGGCCACGACCGGCAAATACACCGGTCGGTCACCCAAAGACAAATTCATCGTCGACGAGCCCTCCATTCATCATAAGATTGCGTGGGGGCCGGTTAACCAGCCGATTTCCCCGGAACAGTTTGACCGCCTGTACCAACGGGCTTTGGAATACATGAAAGAGCGTGAATTGTTTGTATTCAACGGATTTGCCGGAGGGGACATTCGTTACCGTTTGCCAATTCGCGTAATCAACGAATATGCTTGGCACAATCTGTTCGTTCATCAATTGTTTGTCCGTCCCACCCCGGAAGAACTTGAGGAGCATCAGCCGAAATTCACGGTGATCGGACTGCCGGGGCTGAAGGCCGATCCGATTGCCGACGGGACCCATTCGGAGACCTTTATTGTTGTATCCTTTGAAAAACAGGTAGTTCTCATCGGCGGTACCGAATATGCGGGTGAGATGAAAAAATCGATTTTCAGCGTTCTTAATTGCATGCTTCCCGAACAGGGCGTCTTCCCGATGCATTGTTCCGCAAATGTCGGGGAGAAAGGAGATGTAGCCCTGTTCTTTGGATTGTCGGGCACCGGGAAAACCACTCTCTCCGCTGACCCCGACCGCCGGTTGATCGGGGATGACGAGCACGGTTGGTCTGACCGCGGGGTGTTTAATTTTGAAGGCGGTTGCTATGCAAAATGCATTGGCCTGTCCGAAGAGAAGGAACCGCAAATCTGGAACGCCATCCGCTTTGGTTCCGTGCTGGAGAATGTGATTCTCGACCGTGACACCCGTGTGGCCGATTATCACAATAACTCCCTGACCGAAAACACACGGGCGGCCTACCCGATTGATTACATCCCGGGCGCTGTCATACCCGGAATTGCAGGTCACCCCGAAGTGATTGTCTTCCTGACGGCAGATGCATTCGGAGTGCTGCCCCCGATCTCGAAGTTGACCCGGGAACAGGCGATGTACCATTTCCTGTCCGGCTATACTTCGAAACTGGCGGGAACCGAACGGGGCGTAACCGAACCGGAGGCAACGTTCTCCACCTGTTTTGGCGCACCGTTCCTGCCATTGCGACCATCTGTTTATGCCAATATGCTGGGGGACAAAATTGACGCCCACAACGCCCATGTGTATCTTGTAAATACTGGATGGTCGGGCGGTCCTTACGGCATTGGCAAACGCATGAACCTTTCTTACACACGGGCCATGGTAACCGCCGCCATCAACGGAAGCATTAAGCATGCAACCTTTACGGCCGATCCGGTCTTTGGCGTCCTGATTCCTGACCGCGTTCACGGAGTGCCGTCCGAAGTGCTCAATCCCCGCAACACATGGGCAGACAAAGCGGCTTATGATGAGAAAGCCCGTGAGCTGGCGGCCCGCTTCATCAAGAACTTCGAGAAGTTCCCGGACGTGGCGGACGAGATCCGGCAGGCCGGCCCCAAAATGATTTAG
- a CDS encoding DUF4349 domain-containing protein, whose amino-acid sequence MEPKPVAKGAKLEEILQVEKELTRVRSEIEWAQGGRKSSRTKVSQIQ is encoded by the coding sequence GTGGAACCAAAACCGGTCGCCAAAGGCGCCAAGCTGGAAGAGATTCTGCAGGTTGAGAAGGAATTGACCCGTGTCCGCAGCGAAATTGAGTGGGCGCAAGGAGGAAGAAAGTCTTCACGGACGAAAGTTTCACAAATACAATAA
- the hutH gene encoding histidine ammonia-lyase, producing MVTLDGLTLKLEDVIRVAQEGEKVSISKEAWERVVRCRNRVEQMVANHETVYGVTTGFGKFSDVSISPEDVEQLQTHLIRSHACGVGPALSQDVVRAIMMLRANALAKGYSGISADTLRLLEDCLNHGVHPVIPAKGSLGASGDLAPLSHLALLLMGEGEADYQGMRMPAEQALSKAGLYPVRLKAKEGLALINGTQAITGIGALTYARAERLVRIADLIAAMTVEVLRGIPDAFDQGIQQVRPYPEQAAVAANMREILQGSKLTTRQGELRVQDAYSLRCIPQVHGAVRQVLTYVEDKLSIEINSATDNPLIFLENGKVISGGNFHGQPVAFAMDFLKIGLSELANISERRLERMVNSQLSGGLPPFLSRRPGLESGMMIPQYVAASLVSENKVLCHPSSVDSIPSSANQEDHVSMGTNAARHAKEVIENVARVLAIELIAACEAADHHGPHLLAPATRRLHDLVRETVKPLLQDRSLTPDIEHVANLLLDGVWLNQLVSQGGKT from the coding sequence ATGGTAACGTTGGACGGATTGACACTAAAATTGGAAGATGTGATCAGGGTTGCGCAGGAGGGGGAAAAAGTTTCGATTTCTAAGGAAGCCTGGGAGCGGGTGGTGCGATGCCGCAATCGCGTCGAGCAAATGGTTGCCAATCACGAGACGGTGTATGGGGTGACGACCGGGTTTGGCAAGTTTTCCGACGTATCGATTTCACCGGAAGATGTCGAACAACTGCAGACCCATTTGATCCGCAGCCATGCCTGCGGGGTGGGGCCGGCCCTGTCGCAGGACGTGGTGCGCGCCATCATGATGCTTCGCGCCAATGCACTGGCCAAAGGGTATTCCGGAATTTCGGCCGACACGCTTCGATTGTTGGAGGACTGCTTGAATCACGGGGTGCATCCGGTGATTCCGGCGAAAGGGTCGCTTGGAGCGAGCGGGGATTTGGCTCCGCTTTCCCATTTGGCGCTTCTTCTGATGGGGGAAGGGGAGGCCGACTATCAGGGAATGAGAATGCCGGCGGAACAGGCGCTTTCCAAAGCGGGATTGTATCCGGTCCGTTTGAAAGCGAAAGAAGGGTTGGCGTTAATTAACGGTACCCAAGCGATTACCGGAATTGGAGCATTGACTTATGCAAGGGCCGAACGTTTGGTCCGCATCGCCGACTTAATTGCCGCAATGACAGTGGAGGTGCTTCGCGGAATCCCCGACGCGTTCGATCAAGGGATTCAACAGGTGCGCCCCTATCCTGAACAAGCGGCTGTAGCGGCCAATATGAGAGAGATTCTGCAGGGTTCGAAGCTTACGACCCGACAAGGGGAGCTGCGGGTTCAAGACGCTTATTCCCTTCGCTGCATCCCTCAGGTGCATGGTGCGGTAAGACAGGTCTTAACCTACGTGGAAGACAAACTTTCGATCGAGATCAATTCCGCAACCGACAACCCTTTGATTTTTCTGGAGAACGGCAAGGTGATTTCGGGCGGGAATTTTCACGGACAGCCGGTTGCGTTTGCGATGGACTTTTTGAAAATCGGCTTGAGCGAACTGGCCAATATTTCGGAACGGCGCCTGGAAAGAATGGTCAACTCCCAGCTTTCCGGCGGGCTGCCGCCGTTTTTGTCACGGCGTCCCGGACTTGAATCCGGCATGATGATTCCGCAGTATGTGGCGGCTTCACTGGTTTCGGAAAACAAAGTGTTGTGTCACCCTTCCAGTGTGGATTCGATTCCGTCTTCCGCCAACCAGGAGGATCATGTCAGCATGGGAACCAATGCGGCACGGCACGCGAAAGAGGTTATTGAGAATGTGGCCCGGGTGCTTGCAATCGAATTGATTGCCGCTTGTGAAGCAGCCGACCATCACGGACCCCATCTCTTGGCCCCTGCCACCCGCAGATTGCACGACTTGGTCCGGGAGACGGTAAAACCTCTTTTGCAGGACAGATCGCTCACGCCGGATATTGAACATGTGGCGAACCTGTTATTGGATGGTGTATGGTTGAATCAATTAGTCTCCCAGGGAGGGAAAACTTGA
- a CDS encoding AraC family transcriptional regulator — MDQEPYNTAFSHLLISGTVVHEAGFEDLQHKFGIHVRPNTVMVVSIDRYPDLALGKPLAWRMLIGRQIVQSVQDSIKEPFLRIWAEEGVLAVLLELSLEHPLEKNYEAVTRNIARKIQRHASSRGVSVSIGIGTYCDNPYLLQYSYEEAKESMVDRFFQGNRLIFHYEKKRSTNTARNHPLSSRERIELLARVRIGDKGGTVTLLKNLMEKLAQVHKYNVNMFKSEVVDLVMSITRIVIESGADAATVLSENAKFIQGLYSTIRYDKFEKKVCDYVDHLATQVEDPELSSCHPLIGQAVRYMKENLDRAVSLREVAQYCCLSVYYFSRLFKKETRCSFVDYLNKIRLEKALYYLETTDFTVQQVAMHVGFQDANYFSRIFKKYMNTTPTEYRKAKLC, encoded by the coding sequence ATGGACCAGGAACCGTACAATACCGCCTTTTCTCACCTTTTAATCTCGGGGACGGTTGTTCATGAGGCAGGTTTTGAAGATTTGCAGCATAAATTCGGCATCCATGTTCGCCCGAATACGGTAATGGTGGTGTCGATCGACCGGTATCCGGATTTGGCGCTGGGGAAGCCGCTTGCATGGCGGATGTTGATCGGAAGACAAATCGTGCAAAGCGTGCAGGACTCCATAAAAGAGCCGTTCCTCCGGATTTGGGCAGAGGAGGGCGTATTGGCGGTTCTTTTGGAACTCTCGCTGGAACATCCGCTGGAGAAAAATTATGAAGCGGTCACCCGGAACATTGCACGCAAAATTCAAAGGCACGCCTCTTCCCGGGGTGTGTCGGTTTCCATTGGCATCGGGACGTATTGTGACAACCCCTATTTGCTGCAATATTCGTATGAAGAAGCGAAAGAATCGATGGTGGATCGCTTTTTCCAAGGAAACCGCCTGATTTTTCATTATGAAAAGAAAAGGAGCACAAACACCGCCCGGAACCATCCGCTTTCTTCCCGGGAACGTATAGAACTGCTGGCACGGGTGAGGATCGGCGATAAGGGGGGGACTGTGACGCTGCTCAAAAACCTGATGGAGAAACTGGCCCAAGTCCATAAGTACAATGTGAACATGTTTAAGTCGGAAGTGGTCGATCTGGTCATGAGCATCACAAGAATCGTGATCGAATCGGGGGCTGACGCTGCGACCGTTCTCTCGGAAAACGCCAAATTCATTCAGGGGTTATACAGTACCATCCGCTATGACAAGTTTGAGAAAAAAGTTTGCGACTACGTGGACCATTTGGCGACACAAGTGGAAGACCCGGAACTTTCAAGCTGCCATCCTTTAATCGGACAAGCGGTCCGGTACATGAAAGAGAACCTGGACAGAGCCGTCTCTCTGCGTGAAGTAGCACAATATTGTTGTTTGAGCGTTTACTATTTCAGCCGCTTGTTCAAGAAAGAAACCCGCTGCAGTTTTGTGGACTATCTCAACAAAATCCGCCTGGAGAAAGCCTTGTATTATCTGGAAACGACCGATTTCACCGTACAGCAGGTGGCAATGCACGTAGGATTTCAGGACGCCAACTATTTCAGCCGTATCTTTAAAAAATACATGAACACGACTCCCACCGAATACCGGAAAGCAAAATTGTGCTAA
- a CDS encoding ABC transporter substrate-binding protein gives MKKLSFILSSLLSVSLLVAGCAGGKSTQTNSGKDAKDGADTIKIGWYGPLTGPTATDGTHSRDAALLAVEQVNAAGGINGKKVELVAEDDQGKPEEALKAVQKLINSDKVVALVGGAYSGPSKTVAPKVQEAKIPMVVAYAVHPDVTKGGDYVNRVIYTGPVQGKAMADYAVNQLKKKNFAVLYVEIDYGKSIYGAFKAEVEKMGAKVVIDRPFKMGDKDFSSILTAVKAANPDALYVVGYYNEASAIVKQAKELGISAQLLGVDGFDSPKYLELGKSNTEGSIFTTSFYTSDQREVVQKFVKAWSAKYKGEPDMLSSQSYDAAMVILEALKKAGSDKEKLAKAISETKDFEGTSGKITFGKDHEVIKPVVFMNVKDGKFQYVTSKVYQ, from the coding sequence TTGAAAAAGCTTTCTTTTATTCTATCGAGTCTGTTAAGTGTTTCGCTGCTCGTTGCCGGGTGTGCGGGCGGCAAGTCAACGCAAACGAATTCCGGTAAGGATGCAAAAGACGGAGCCGATACCATCAAGATCGGCTGGTACGGACCCTTGACCGGTCCCACCGCAACCGACGGAACCCACAGCCGCGACGCAGCGCTGCTGGCAGTGGAACAGGTGAATGCGGCAGGCGGCATTAACGGCAAGAAAGTCGAATTGGTGGCGGAGGATGATCAGGGCAAGCCGGAAGAGGCGTTGAAAGCGGTTCAAAAATTGATCAACAGCGACAAAGTGGTGGCACTTGTCGGAGGCGCTTACAGCGGCCCGTCAAAAACCGTTGCACCGAAAGTTCAGGAAGCCAAGATTCCGATGGTCGTGGCCTACGCCGTGCATCCCGATGTGACAAAGGGCGGCGACTATGTGAACCGTGTCATATATACGGGACCGGTTCAGGGGAAGGCGATGGCGGACTACGCGGTGAACCAATTGAAGAAAAAGAATTTCGCCGTTCTCTATGTGGAAATCGACTATGGAAAATCCATCTATGGCGCATTTAAAGCGGAAGTCGAAAAAATGGGCGCAAAAGTTGTCATTGATCGCCCGTTCAAAATGGGGGACAAAGATTTCAGTTCCATCCTCACCGCAGTCAAAGCGGCCAACCCGGATGCTTTGTATGTGGTCGGATACTACAATGAAGCTTCCGCAATCGTGAAACAGGCTAAGGAATTGGGGATCAGCGCCCAATTGCTGGGAGTGGACGGATTTGACTCCCCGAAATATCTGGAGCTTGGCAAAAGCAATACCGAAGGCTCCATTTTCACCACTTCCTTCTATACAAGCGACCAGCGGGAAGTCGTGCAGAAATTCGTGAAAGCCTGGAGCGCCAAATACAAAGGGGAGCCGGACATGCTTTCGTCCCAAAGCTATGACGCGGCGATGGTGATTCTGGAAGCGTTGAAAAAAGCGGGTTCCGACAAGGAAAAGCTGGCCAAGGCGATCAGTGAAACAAAAGATTTCGAAGGGACTTCCGGCAAGATTACGTTCGGCAAAGATCACGAGGTCATCAAACCGGTCGTGTTCATGAACGTGAAGGATGGCAAGTTCCAATACGTAACATCGAAAGTTTATCAATAA
- a CDS encoding branched-chain amino acid ABC transporter permease — MQDVLAQQLVNGVTLGFLYVLIAVGLTMVYGVLKLLHFAHGVIYMVGAFAAMVGILYLKMNFFVAMLFAMAVAAGAGMLIEKYAYRPLRGVHPITTLISGIGVAIFLENLFQILFSSEPQAFPEAGIEVSIMQLTESISLTNVKLYIIAAGLLGLAFLYFFLKFTKMGIATQAAAQDLRAASLMGVNVNRVVSVTFMIGSALAAAAGVLVALNFNSLFPTMGSIPGLKAFCVVVLGGLGSIPGTVVGGLILGIIESLSDGFLTGMIIDKDAIAFVILIAILLVKPSGLFGQNVEKV, encoded by the coding sequence ATGCAAGACGTGCTTGCACAACAGTTAGTAAACGGTGTGACGCTGGGGTTCCTGTACGTGCTGATTGCCGTCGGTTTAACGATGGTATACGGTGTCCTGAAACTGCTGCATTTCGCACACGGTGTGATTTACATGGTCGGTGCGTTTGCGGCAATGGTCGGCATCCTGTATCTCAAAATGAACTTTTTTGTGGCCATGCTCTTCGCGATGGCTGTGGCGGCCGGTGCAGGGATGTTGATTGAAAAATACGCCTACCGTCCGCTGCGGGGAGTCCACCCGATCACTACGTTAATCAGCGGGATTGGAGTGGCGATTTTTCTCGAGAATCTGTTCCAGATCCTGTTTTCCTCGGAACCGCAAGCATTTCCCGAGGCCGGAATTGAAGTATCGATCATGCAGTTGACGGAATCGATCAGTTTGACAAACGTGAAGTTGTACATCATAGCCGCAGGGCTTTTGGGGCTTGCATTCCTCTATTTCTTCCTGAAGTTTACGAAAATGGGGATTGCGACACAGGCGGCGGCGCAGGATCTGCGTGCCGCTTCGCTGATGGGGGTCAACGTGAACCGGGTGGTGTCCGTAACCTTTATGATCGGTTCCGCGCTGGCCGCCGCGGCGGGTGTACTGGTAGCCTTGAATTTCAACTCCCTGTTTCCGACCATGGGCTCCATTCCGGGCTTGAAAGCATTCTGTGTGGTAGTTCTTGGCGGACTCGGTTCGATTCCCGGAACGGTTGTCGGCGGATTGATCCTCGGGATTATCGAATCGTTGAGCGACGGTTTTCTGACAGGGATGATTATCGATAAAGACGCAATTGCGTTTGTGATATTGATTGCAATCCTCCTGGTCAAACCATCCGGACTGTTTGGCCAAAACGTTGAGAAAGTGTAG